Proteins co-encoded in one Klebsiella michiganensis genomic window:
- a CDS encoding tryptophanyl-tRNA synthetase, producing the protein MSSTHSLQQTILTGDRPTGQLHLGHYVGSLRKRVQLQDEHQQYILVADLQGLTDNGSRPEKVAENILQVMADYLAVGIDPLKTTICLQSSLPALAELTMLYMNIVTVARLERNPTVKSEIAQKGFARSLPSGFLVYPISQAADITAFKASLVPVGDDQLPMIEQANEIVHKMNSLTPTPILTGCKALLSPVSRLPGIDGNAKMSKSLGNTLTLSASEQQIHQAVSAMFTDPTHLRVSDPGKIEGNVVFTYLDAFHEDKEKVEAMKAHYQRGGLGDRQCKNELETCLQNLLAPIRERRNRFIEDKAYLLEVLKAGSEKARALTQQTADEVKRALGLPVLF; encoded by the coding sequence ATGAGCAGCACACACTCTTTGCAGCAAACCATTCTAACCGGCGACCGTCCAACCGGGCAGTTGCACCTTGGGCACTATGTTGGCTCGCTGCGCAAACGCGTTCAGCTCCAGGATGAGCATCAGCAGTACATTTTGGTGGCCGACCTTCAGGGGTTAACCGACAACGGCAGCCGCCCGGAGAAAGTCGCCGAAAATATTCTACAGGTGATGGCGGACTATCTGGCGGTAGGTATTGATCCTCTGAAAACGACTATCTGCCTGCAGTCCTCGCTGCCCGCGCTGGCCGAGCTCACCATGCTGTATATGAACATCGTGACCGTCGCCAGGCTGGAAAGAAACCCGACGGTAAAAAGCGAGATTGCACAGAAGGGATTCGCCCGCTCTCTGCCTTCAGGTTTTCTTGTCTATCCGATAAGCCAGGCCGCTGATATCACAGCGTTTAAAGCCAGCCTGGTGCCGGTGGGGGACGATCAACTGCCGATGATCGAACAGGCCAATGAAATTGTGCACAAGATGAATAGCCTGACGCCGACGCCGATATTAACCGGCTGCAAAGCGTTACTCAGTCCGGTCAGCCGCCTGCCGGGCATTGACGGCAACGCTAAAATGTCAAAATCCCTGGGTAACACGCTCACGCTTTCAGCCAGCGAGCAGCAGATCCATCAGGCCGTGAGCGCCATGTTTACCGACCCGACGCACCTGCGTGTTAGCGATCCGGGAAAAATTGAAGGTAATGTGGTGTTTACTTATCTGGATGCTTTCCATGAAGACAAAGAGAAAGTAGAGGCGATGAAAGCGCACTACCAGCGCGGTGGGCTTGGGGATCGCCAGTGTAAAAATGAGCTGGAAACCTGTCTGCAGAACCTACTGGCACCGATAAGAGAGCGGCGGAACCGCTTTATCGAGGACAAAGCGTATTTGCTTGAGGTACTCAAAGCCGGGAGTGAAAAAGCGCGGGCGCTGACTCAGCAAACGGCCGATGAAGTGAAACGTGCGCTGGGGCTGCCGGTGCTATTTTAA
- a CDS encoding HAD family hydrolase: MNDPSPGVLSVFDFDGTLTHSDSFVPFLRFAFGRKTFARKMMRMAIPTLKCLRRKLTRDELKEVLISTFLTGVNEKWVKEKAEVYCAKNFEKMMRPRGLMAVAAELRSGAEVTLCSASPAIVLLPFAERLGVKLIGTQLEVVDGMLTGRINGHNCRCSQKIQRLEQVYGPLNQLHLRAWGDSRGDYELLTAARDYHWRHFHRSWSRRRSPIERLRLDKHL; the protein is encoded by the coding sequence ATGAATGATCCTTCTCCAGGCGTCCTGTCGGTTTTCGATTTTGACGGCACGCTGACCCATAGCGATAGCTTTGTCCCGTTCCTGCGGTTTGCCTTCGGACGCAAAACCTTTGCACGCAAGATGATGCGCATGGCCATTCCGACGCTCAAATGCCTGCGCAGGAAGCTAACCCGCGATGAATTAAAAGAAGTGCTGATTTCAACCTTCTTAACCGGCGTGAACGAGAAGTGGGTTAAGGAGAAAGCCGAAGTTTATTGCGCCAAAAACTTCGAAAAAATGATGCGCCCCCGTGGGCTGATGGCGGTTGCCGCCGAGCTGCGCTCTGGCGCTGAAGTTACGCTGTGCTCCGCATCGCCGGCCATCGTGCTGCTACCTTTCGCCGAACGCCTGGGCGTTAAGCTCATCGGTACTCAGCTTGAAGTGGTGGACGGTATGTTAACCGGCCGCATTAACGGCCATAACTGCCGCTGCAGCCAGAAAATTCAGCGTCTGGAACAGGTTTATGGCCCGCTCAACCAGCTGCATTTGCGCGCCTGGGGGGATTCAAGAGGGGATTATGAGCTGCTGACCGCCGCCCGGGATTACCACTGGCGTCACTTCCATCGCTCCTGGTCTCGCCGTCGCTCACCTATCGAAAGATTACGTCTCGACAAACATCTCTGA
- a CDS encoding tellurium resistance protein TerC, with protein sequence MVSTHIGFPTETVAVFLALSVGAIFIDLFMHRKDEPISLKSAALWSVFWVAVAMLFAGFLYIHHGAEVASLFITGYALEKVLSVDNLFVMMAIFAWFGIPDRYRHRVLYWGVIGAIVFRGVFVAIGTGLLSLGPYVEIVFALIVAWTAVMMLKGNDGEDEVEDYSQHLAYRLVKRFFPLWPKLAGRKFLLNQAEVDRELAKPENQAIAVGRVKKATLYATPLMLCVAVVELSDVMFAFDSVPAIIAVSREPLIVYSAMMFAILGLRTLYFVLEALKQYLVHLEKAVVVLLFFIAVKLGLNASEHIWHHGYSISATASLYVVLGVLAVGIILSVMFPAKAESSDSKN encoded by the coding sequence ATGGTATCTACACATATTGGTTTCCCGACCGAAACGGTAGCGGTGTTTCTGGCGCTCTCGGTAGGGGCCATTTTCATCGACCTCTTTATGCACCGCAAAGACGAGCCTATCTCGCTGAAAAGTGCCGCATTGTGGTCGGTGTTCTGGGTTGCAGTGGCAATGCTTTTTGCCGGTTTTTTATATATTCATCACGGGGCGGAAGTGGCCAGCCTGTTTATCACCGGCTATGCGCTTGAAAAGGTGCTTTCCGTCGATAACCTGTTCGTGATGATGGCGATTTTTGCCTGGTTTGGTATTCCGGATCGCTACCGGCACCGCGTGCTCTACTGGGGTGTTATCGGCGCGATTGTTTTCAGAGGCGTTTTTGTGGCGATCGGCACGGGGCTGCTGTCGCTGGGGCCTTATGTTGAAATCGTGTTTGCGTTAATTGTGGCGTGGACGGCGGTGATGATGCTCAAAGGCAACGACGGGGAAGACGAAGTTGAGGATTACTCTCAGCATCTGGCTTATCGGCTGGTAAAACGCTTCTTTCCCCTCTGGCCTAAACTTGCCGGGCGCAAATTTCTGCTTAACCAGGCTGAGGTAGACCGGGAACTGGCGAAGCCAGAAAACCAGGCCATCGCCGTTGGGCGAGTTAAAAAAGCCACGCTGTATGCTACGCCGCTGATGCTTTGCGTGGCGGTGGTTGAGCTTTCTGACGTGATGTTTGCTTTTGATTCCGTCCCGGCCATTATTGCCGTCAGCCGGGAACCACTTATCGTCTACAGCGCAATGATGTTCGCGATACTCGGCTTACGTACCCTGTATTTTGTGCTGGAAGCGTTAAAACAGTATCTCGTTCACCTGGAAAAAGCGGTGGTGGTACTGCTGTTCTTTATCGCCGTTAAGCTTGGACTTAACGCCAGCGAGCACATCTGGCATCACGGTTACAGCATTTCGGCCACCGCCAGCCTGTACGTTGTGTTGGGCGTGCTGGCCGTGGGCATCATCCTCAGCGTGATGTTCCCGGCGAAAGCCGAATCGAGCGACAGCAAGAATTAA
- a CDS encoding anti-sigma factor → MKSRIPDEQDLHAWVDGQLDEERQKWVEHYLQQHPEQAAQVRKWQADARHLRLSLDEFVPQVSAPASEVQRARQQIRRTRQWRLAVAFSLLFSVGMGGVAGWQLHASEVLRQILPMEDAVQAYRLVNSGSVKALDVVASDRTEVNNWMSRYFINGALAPDLDNYGFTLVGGRLMVTEQGPAALVVYQDDRGTRVAYYIRPSGMFTLGKGERQADNLTAQYWSDRRYNYAMISPANDSQTARLQQAVAQYAGDARAI, encoded by the coding sequence ATGAAATCGCGCATACCTGACGAACAGGATCTCCATGCCTGGGTTGACGGGCAACTGGATGAAGAGCGTCAAAAGTGGGTGGAGCACTATTTGCAGCAACACCCGGAGCAGGCCGCACAGGTCAGGAAATGGCAGGCCGATGCCCGGCACTTACGTCTCTCGCTGGATGAATTTGTGCCGCAGGTTTCTGCCCCTGCTTCGGAAGTGCAGCGGGCGCGCCAGCAGATCCGGCGAACCCGCCAGTGGCGACTCGCCGTTGCTTTTAGCCTGCTGTTCTCCGTCGGTATGGGGGGCGTGGCCGGGTGGCAACTGCATGCCAGCGAGGTTCTGCGGCAAATTCTGCCGATGGAAGATGCCGTGCAGGCCTATCGCCTGGTAAACAGCGGCAGCGTGAAAGCGCTGGACGTAGTGGCCAGCGATCGCACTGAGGTAAACAACTGGATGAGCCGTTATTTTATTAACGGGGCGCTGGCCCCCGATCTGGATAACTACGGTTTTACGCTGGTAGGCGGGCGCTTAATGGTGACCGAGCAGGGCCCGGCGGCACTGGTGGTTTACCAGGATGACCGGGGAACGCGCGTGGCTTATTACATCCGGCCTTCCGGTATGTTTACGCTGGGGAAAGGGGAGCGGCAGGCCGATAACCTGACGGCACAATACTGGAGCGATCGCCGCTATAACTACGCGATGATAAGCCCGGCCAATGATAGCCAGACGGCGAGGTTACAACAGGCCGTTGCGCAGTACGCGGGGGATGCCCGAGCGATTTAA
- a CDS encoding RNA polymerase subunit sigma-24, with amino-acid sequence MSKLSEQEIREMLPHLQRFALWLTRNPHAAEDLVQSCLEKAFSRERDLAARENLRSWLFSILYRQFIDGERRKRRYQRILSLFTGDENPVAASAEEMLINDDMLVMFSQLPVEQRALLLLISVEGLSYKEAAESLDIPLGTVMSRLSRARKQLQKWDEGASSAPALRRLK; translated from the coding sequence ATGTCAAAACTGAGCGAACAGGAAATACGGGAAATGCTGCCGCATCTGCAGCGTTTCGCCCTATGGCTCACGCGTAATCCTCACGCCGCGGAGGATCTGGTGCAGTCCTGTCTTGAGAAAGCTTTCAGCCGGGAAAGGGATCTGGCGGCCAGAGAAAACCTTCGCAGCTGGTTGTTCTCCATTCTCTATCGGCAATTCATTGACGGCGAGCGGCGAAAAAGACGCTATCAGCGCATTTTGTCGCTGTTTACCGGCGATGAAAACCCGGTGGCAGCGTCAGCGGAAGAGATGCTGATCAATGACGATATGCTGGTGATGTTCAGCCAGCTTCCCGTGGAGCAGCGCGCGTTGCTACTGCTCATCAGCGTGGAAGGCCTGAGTTACAAAGAGGCGGCTGAGTCGCTGGATATTCCGTTGGGTACCGTGATGTCGCGCTTGTCCCGCGCCAGAAAACAGCTGCAAAAATGGGATGAGGGAGCGTCATCGGCCCCGGCGTTAAGGAGGTTGAAATGA
- a CDS encoding cytochrome B561 has product MNKVAYFHPLLRVVHWAMALMIVAMLFIGVGMVSTVSGLHAFLYSLHKPLGVAILLLVVLRVYLRLRYKTPPLPAHLPGFQVALAHLSHWLLYLLMVAQPLVGWAMLSAAGYPVTLGDGITLPALVAKNIELYAVLRPLHTWLALLLFVTVVLHLTAALFHALLLRDGVFSSMTGHRGRN; this is encoded by the coding sequence ATGAACAAAGTAGCTTATTTTCACCCTCTGCTGCGTGTCGTTCACTGGGCGATGGCGCTGATGATCGTGGCGATGCTGTTCATTGGCGTGGGAATGGTGTCCACGGTGTCGGGCCTGCACGCATTTTTATACTCATTGCATAAACCGCTCGGCGTCGCCATTTTGCTGCTGGTCGTTCTGAGGGTGTATCTTCGCCTTCGTTATAAAACGCCGCCGCTCCCGGCGCATCTGCCTGGTTTTCAGGTGGCTCTGGCGCACTTATCCCACTGGCTGCTCTATCTTCTGATGGTGGCTCAGCCCCTGGTGGGGTGGGCAATGCTCTCCGCGGCGGGCTATCCCGTGACGCTGGGAGACGGCATCACGTTACCTGCGCTGGTGGCTAAAAATATAGAGCTTTATGCCGTGCTTCGGCCGCTGCATACCTGGCTTGCGCTGCTGCTGTTCGTCACCGTGGTTCTGCATCTGACCGCCGCATTGTTCCATGCGCTGCTATTGCGTGATGGCGTGTTCAGCAGCATGACGGGTCACAGAGGCCGGAATTAA
- a CDS encoding catalase, translated as MFKRLRYPQQFFLRGAVIVAIPLALCLLFAWAWGALTPGRLSPDKLVNALEKTAGEHPGYRRNHARGVCVVGYFDSNGSASALSKATVFLPGKTPVIGRLAIAGGNPNAPDGAVPVRSMALQFITRDGQEWRTGMNALPFFSVATPQGFYDQQIAGIPDPKTGKPDPAKMKAFISAHPEAKPFFAWVKSYVPTSSWASDSYNSLNAFLFTNKAGDVHGVRWSMQAQTPGTPVTAQDKANPLFLQQDLKQRLQQGPLKWNLLISVAEKGDVINDATKAWPDSHQKLNAGTLVLTSAQDQADGDCRDINYDPLILPDGISGSDDPLLSARSAAYSSSFNRRTHEEAQVNKGAGL; from the coding sequence ATGTTTAAACGTTTGCGCTATCCGCAGCAATTTTTCCTGCGTGGCGCCGTGATAGTCGCCATTCCGTTAGCCCTCTGTCTGCTGTTTGCCTGGGCCTGGGGGGCGCTGACGCCGGGGCGTTTATCCCCTGACAAGCTGGTTAATGCGCTGGAAAAAACGGCAGGAGAGCACCCCGGTTATCGCCGCAACCATGCCAGAGGCGTCTGCGTGGTGGGGTATTTTGATTCCAACGGCAGCGCCAGCGCGCTGTCAAAAGCAACGGTTTTTCTGCCGGGTAAGACGCCAGTCATTGGCCGTCTGGCGATTGCCGGCGGTAATCCCAATGCGCCCGACGGGGCGGTTCCGGTGCGCAGTATGGCGCTGCAGTTTATCACCCGCGATGGCCAGGAGTGGCGCACGGGGATGAACGCCCTGCCGTTCTTTAGCGTCGCTACGCCTCAGGGCTTCTACGATCAACAAATAGCCGGCATTCCCGATCCTAAAACGGGCAAACCCGATCCCGCCAAAATGAAGGCATTTATCAGCGCTCACCCGGAGGCAAAGCCGTTTTTTGCCTGGGTGAAGAGCTATGTGCCAACGTCCAGCTGGGCCAGCGATAGCTACAACAGCCTGAATGCTTTCCTGTTTACCAACAAAGCAGGAGACGTTCACGGTGTGCGCTGGAGTATGCAGGCGCAAACCCCCGGTACGCCAGTGACGGCGCAAGACAAAGCGAATCCTTTGTTCCTTCAGCAGGACCTCAAGCAGCGCCTGCAGCAGGGGCCGCTAAAATGGAATTTGCTAATCAGCGTGGCTGAAAAAGGTGACGTGATAAACGATGCGACAAAAGCCTGGCCCGATAGCCACCAAAAGCTTAACGCAGGCACGCTGGTGCTGACTTCCGCACAAGATCAGGCCGACGGCGACTGCCGGGACATCAACTACGATCCGCTGATACTGCCAGACGGTATCTCGGGGTCAGACGATCCGCTGCTCAGCGCGCGCTCTGCGGCTTACTCGTCATCCTTCAATCGCCGGACGCATGAAGAAGCTCAGGTAAATAAAGGGGCAGGGTTATGA
- a CDS encoding Type III secretion system effector HopBA1, which yields MANLFRDNKLAYLGDVHGQLAIPEFVGHAIPELKKAGVDLLAVEFVKYSDNALFREALAHGKEATKNFIMNAWSKHGEAWVDKVAGALYEAHKAGISVAGIDRHIPGAAPKTPMEAIKYMNKRLALNIAWNAAAEKEERAIGARKTLVWGGGGHFHHSREQGPKDMRPGPVVSFSASDKAPGCSLNDKDDNSHLVINFPK from the coding sequence CTGGCTAACCTGTTCCGTGATAACAAGCTTGCCTATCTGGGCGATGTGCATGGCCAGCTTGCGATCCCTGAATTTGTCGGGCATGCCATTCCCGAGTTGAAAAAGGCTGGAGTGGATCTGCTGGCGGTAGAGTTTGTGAAGTACAGCGATAACGCCTTGTTTCGCGAAGCGCTGGCCCATGGCAAAGAGGCGACCAAAAACTTCATCATGAATGCCTGGTCAAAACACGGCGAGGCCTGGGTGGATAAGGTTGCCGGGGCACTCTATGAAGCGCACAAAGCCGGCATTTCCGTCGCCGGCATTGACCGCCATATTCCGGGTGCTGCGCCAAAAACGCCGATGGAAGCTATCAAATACATGAACAAGCGGCTGGCGCTCAATATTGCCTGGAACGCAGCCGCAGAAAAGGAAGAGCGTGCTATTGGCGCTCGTAAAACGCTGGTGTGGGGCGGCGGCGGTCATTTTCATCATAGCCGCGAGCAAGGGCCTAAAGATATGCGTCCCGGCCCTGTGGTTTCCTTCAGCGCGAGCGATAAAGCCCCGGGCTGCTCGCTGAACGATAAGGACGACAACAGCCACCTGGTGATTAATTTCCCGAAATAA
- a CDS encoding DNA methyltransferase, whose translation MARKPKEIKTDPLEVILWKAADKLRKNIDAAEYKHVVLGLIFLKYISDSFESHYELLKAGEGEFAGADPEDKDEYTAYNIFFVPELARWNYLISKAKLPEIGKLVDDAMELIEAGNPQLKGVLPKVYARQNLDATVLGELIDLIGNIALGDAKARSADVLGHVFEYFLGEFALAEGKQGGQFYTPKSIVSLLVNMLEPYKGRVFDPCCGSGGMFVQSEKFVEAHQGNIDDISIYGQESNQTTWRLAKMNLAIRGINSEHVRWNNEGSFLNDAHKDLKSDFIIANPPFNVSDWSGEQLRGDARWQYGIPPAGNANFAWMQHFLYHLSPKGQAGVVLAKGALTSKSSGEGDIRAALVKDANVIDCIVNLPAKLFLNTQIPAALWFMRRDRENSSHYRDRSKEILFIDARNLGHLINRRSKVLSDEDIKTIADTYHNWRNKGGDYEDVAGFCASVDINEVAKLDYVLTPGRYVGLADEEDDFDFKERFTALKAEFEAQLEEEAHLNKSIAESLAKVVL comes from the coding sequence ATGGCAAGAAAACCTAAAGAAATCAAAACAGATCCGTTAGAAGTCATCCTGTGGAAAGCGGCAGACAAGCTGCGTAAAAACATTGATGCAGCCGAGTATAAGCATGTCGTGCTGGGCCTCATTTTCCTTAAGTATATTTCTGATTCTTTTGAATCTCATTATGAGTTGCTGAAGGCAGGTGAAGGCGAGTTCGCAGGCGCTGACCCGGAAGATAAAGACGAGTACACCGCTTACAACATTTTCTTTGTCCCTGAGCTTGCACGCTGGAACTATCTAATATCTAAGGCCAAGCTACCTGAAATCGGTAAGCTGGTTGATGATGCTATGGAGCTTATCGAAGCGGGTAACCCACAGCTAAAAGGTGTGCTGCCGAAAGTCTACGCTCGCCAGAACCTCGACGCCACCGTGCTGGGTGAACTGATAGATTTGATTGGCAACATTGCACTGGGAGATGCCAAAGCGCGTTCTGCTGATGTATTAGGCCACGTATTCGAATACTTCCTTGGTGAATTTGCACTGGCAGAAGGTAAACAGGGCGGTCAGTTCTATACGCCAAAATCCATCGTAAGCCTGCTGGTTAACATGCTGGAACCCTATAAAGGCCGAGTCTTTGACCCCTGCTGTGGTTCTGGTGGTATGTTCGTTCAGTCAGAAAAATTTGTAGAAGCACATCAGGGAAATATTGACGATATTTCGATCTATGGGCAGGAGTCCAACCAGACCACCTGGCGTCTGGCAAAAATGAACCTGGCAATTCGTGGGATTAATTCTGAACACGTTCGCTGGAATAATGAAGGTTCATTTCTTAACGATGCTCACAAAGATTTGAAATCTGATTTTATCATAGCTAACCCACCGTTTAACGTTTCCGACTGGTCTGGTGAGCAGCTTCGTGGTGATGCCCGCTGGCAATATGGCATTCCACCTGCTGGCAACGCTAACTTTGCCTGGATGCAACACTTCCTGTATCACCTGTCGCCAAAAGGTCAGGCTGGCGTTGTGCTGGCAAAAGGGGCTTTAACCTCTAAAAGTTCGGGTGAAGGTGATATTCGTGCAGCACTGGTCAAAGATGCCAATGTGATTGATTGTATCGTTAACTTACCCGCAAAACTGTTCCTGAATACCCAGATCCCAGCGGCCTTATGGTTTATGCGCCGAGATCGTGAAAACAGCAGTCATTATCGTGATCGCAGTAAAGAAATTCTGTTTATTGATGCCCGTAATCTTGGTCATTTAATCAACCGCCGTAGCAAAGTGCTTTCTGACGAAGATATCAAAACTATTGCTGACACCTACCATAACTGGCGTAACAAAGGTGGCGACTACGAAGATGTGGCTGGTTTCTGTGCATCTGTCGATATCAATGAAGTCGCTAAACTTGATTATGTGCTGACGCCTGGCCGTTATGTTGGCCTTGCTGACGAAGAAGACGATTTTGACTTTAAAGAACGTTTTACGGCTCTTAAAGCGGAGTTTGAAGCACAATTGGAAGAAGAAGCGCATCTGAATAAGTCTATCGCTGAGAGTCTGGCGAAGGTGGTTTTATGA
- a CDS encoding restriction endonuclease subunit S: MSQWIKTKLGEIVILNYGKALKAQDRNAGSIPVYSSGGLTGWHNKALINEQGIIIGRKGTVGKAYLTYGPFWCIDTAYYILPNPSKYDFVFLFYLLKTLGLEELNEDSAVPGLNRDTAYSQEILLPSLPEQKAIASVLSSLDDKIDLLHRQNKTLESMAETLFRQWFILDSTGVSVSIDQIIDFNPKRTLIKSQDATYLDMAGLSTVIFRANGYYRRPFSSGTKFTKRDTLLARITPCLENGKAAYIDFLDDNETGWGSTEFIVMRPKKEIHPFISYIMCRNPDFKEYAESCMEGSTGRQRVNLDHLKKFNVNLPTEASLRIINELLDSFESKLINNSKQIDSLEKLRDTLLPKLMSGEVRVQYAEEAIASVA, from the coding sequence ATGAGTCAGTGGATAAAAACTAAACTTGGTGAGATTGTCATTCTTAATTATGGTAAAGCATTAAAGGCACAGGATAGGAATGCTGGCTCTATACCTGTATATAGTTCAGGTGGATTAACTGGTTGGCATAACAAAGCATTAATAAACGAACAAGGAATTATTATTGGTCGTAAAGGAACTGTTGGGAAAGCGTACTTAACTTATGGACCATTTTGGTGTATTGATACTGCTTATTATATTTTACCTAACCCTTCGAAATATGATTTTGTTTTTTTATTCTATTTGTTGAAAACATTAGGGCTGGAAGAACTGAACGAAGATAGCGCTGTTCCTGGACTAAACAGGGATACCGCTTATAGTCAAGAGATCCTATTACCTTCACTGCCAGAGCAAAAAGCCATCGCCTCTGTGCTGTCCTCTCTTGATGACAAAATAGACTTGCTTCATCGCCAGAATAAAACTCTGGAATCCATGGCCGAAACCCTGTTTAGGCAGTGGTTTATTTTAGATAGTACTGGTGTATCAGTTAGTATAGATCAGATAATTGACTTTAATCCAAAGCGAACTTTAATTAAAAGCCAAGACGCTACTTATTTGGACATGGCTGGACTGAGCACTGTTATTTTTCGTGCAAATGGATATTACAGACGTCCATTTTCTTCAGGAACTAAATTTACTAAACGAGATACCTTGCTAGCCAGAATTACCCCATGTTTAGAAAATGGGAAAGCGGCCTATATTGATTTTTTAGACGACAATGAAACTGGATGGGGTTCTACCGAATTCATAGTTATGCGTCCTAAAAAAGAAATCCATCCTTTTATCTCATATATCATGTGCCGAAACCCGGACTTCAAAGAATATGCAGAAAGCTGTATGGAAGGTTCAACTGGCAGACAACGAGTTAACTTGGATCATCTTAAGAAGTTCAATGTTAATCTGCCAACAGAAGCTTCGCTACGTATAATTAATGAGCTATTAGATTCATTTGAAAGTAAACTTATTAACAACTCAAAACAAATTGATAGCTTAGAAAAACTCCGCGATACCTTACTTCCCAAACTGATGAGCGGTGAAGTACGGGTTCAGTATGCAGAAGAAGCAATCGCATCAGTAGCATAA